The Camelus dromedarius isolate mCamDro1 chromosome 17, mCamDro1.pat, whole genome shotgun sequence DNA window taaattgatatatatatatatatttttatacttcattttcttattaatgaAAAGGGTAGAGTGGTACTTGGCTCTGTTTTACCTCCCAGAGATGTGAGAAAATAAGTGTTTACCTTGGGTAAGACTGTCTGTCCATTACTCAACTTTAATTTTCTAATCTATAAAACAAGGAAGTCTCTTTTAGCTCTAAAATTTTggattttaaattccttttttgtgTAAAACAATGGCAAGAGTTTCTAGAAGTGTTTTTCCCTTTGCAGTGCTcattacatgaaatattttttttcccttaaccaGGCAGTTGCAGTGGTGCAGAATGGCTGACCTCAGTCTTGCAGATGCATTAACAGAGCCACCTCCAGAAATTGAGGAAGAGATAAAACGGGACTTTATTGCCACACTGGAGGCAGAGGCCTTTGATGATGTTGTGGGAGAAACTGTTGGAAAAACAGACTATATTCCTCTCTTGGATGTTGATGAGAAAACCGGGAATTCGgagtcaaagaagaaaccatGCTCAGACACTAGCCAGGTTGAAGGTAAGTAATTAAGCCAAACTGGATGTATAGGTTCAGAAAATAGATTAGGGGTTATACTTTGGGTCATAATCTTAGAAACCTTTGAGGAAACAACTGAGTTTTTTTAGTATAAGCTAGTAACTTTCTCTTTATCTAAATTTCTTTGTTAGAAACCAAAGAGGTAGGTTCATTATACTTCAGTTGAGTATGTGTTCTTGAAGTTGTAGATTACTCTTAGCcctaaaatttcttctgtaatgTCTCAACTACTGTATAATCTACCTCTTAATTTCCTAAATAAACTGTCTGCTGTGCCTTTTCTTTGAAAGTAGCTTTGTAAAGTTAGATACTTCAAATTCTTTGTTTACACCAAGACTGAATTTAGAATGGAGTCAGATGCCACTTGTCTTTGATAGTAATCCCAGGTCAGgattaa harbors:
- the MAP4 gene encoding microtubule-associated protein 4 isoform X23 — encoded protein: MQLEKLSERQLQWCRMADLSLADALTEPPPEIEEEIKRDFIATLEAEAFDDVVGETVGKTDYIPLLDVDEKTGNSESKKKPCSDTSQVEGTPSSKPTVLANGDHGIEGNTTEA